Proteins encoded within one genomic window of Panicum virgatum strain AP13 chromosome 1N, P.virgatum_v5, whole genome shotgun sequence:
- the LOC120654465 gene encoding rac-like GTP-binding protein 6 encodes MSASRFIKCVTVGDGAVGKTCMLISYTSNTFPTDYVPTVFDNFSANVVVDGNTVNLGLWDTAGQEDYNRLRPLSYRGADVFLLAFSLISKASYENVSKKWIPELKHYAPGVPIILVGTKLDLRDDKQFFVDHPGAVPITTAQGEELRKQIGAPYYIECSSKTQLNVKGVFDAAIKVVLQPPKAKKKKKAQRGACSIL; translated from the exons ATGAGCGCGTCCAGGTTCATAAAGTGCGTCACGGTCGGGGACGGCGCCGTCGGCAAGACCTGCATGCTCATCTCCTACACCTCCAACACCTTCCCCACC GACTATGTTCCAACGGTGTTTGACAACTTCAGTGCTAACGTCGTGGTTGATGGTAACACTGTCAACCTCGGGCTATGGGACACTGCAG GTCAAGAGGATTATAACAGACTGAGACCACTGAGTTATCGTGGAGCTGATGTTTTCCTTCTGGCCTTCTCACTGATCAGTAAGGCTAGCTATGAGAATGTTTCGAAGAAG TGGATACCTGAACTGAAGCATTATGCACCCGGTGTGCCAATAATTCTCGTGGGGACAAAGCTTG ATCTTCGAGATGACAAGCAGTTCTTTGTGGACCACCCTGGTGCTGTTCCAATCACTACTGCTCAG GGAGAGGAGCTAAGAAAGCAAATAGGCGCACCATACTACATCGAATGCAGCTCAAAGACCCAACTA AATGTAAAGGGTGTCTTCGATGCGGCCATAAAGGTTGTGCTGCAGCCACCCaaggcgaagaagaagaaaaaggcgcAGAGGGGGGCGTGCTCCATTTTGTGA